A window of Candidatus Margulisiibacteriota bacterium contains these coding sequences:
- a CDS encoding FprA family A-type flavoprotein, which yields MLRKVTEKIYAVGVNDFQRRLFDALIPLPDGTSYNSYLVRGEKTAVIDAVDPPFAAEWLQNIKAADCRPDYIIANHAEQDHSGALVDFIRAYPQARIVTNAKCREFLLDLLHLPVEKFLLVEDKAVLDLGGGLTLRFHFAPWVHWPETMFAFAPEEKVLFTTDFLGAHYASNDLYPRDETVIYRAAKRYYAEIMMPFRVNVRKHLELVKTLAPKIIAPSHGQVYNHPEFILTAYADWAGEDTKDALLLYVSMHDSVRHMTEIIHSELETKNITTRALDLTSADLGDVAMELVDARAVLLGTPTVLAGAHPVAANAAFLFNALRPKTKYLGLYGSYSWGGRAAEQITALLTAVKPEILPPLFFKGLPKPDEEKQLAAWARELAAKL from the coding sequence ATGTTAAGAAAAGTTACGGAAAAAATTTACGCGGTTGGCGTAAATGATTTTCAGCGCCGGTTGTTTGACGCGCTGATCCCGCTACCGGACGGTACGAGTTACAATTCTTACCTGGTGCGCGGTGAGAAAACCGCGGTCATTGACGCGGTTGATCCGCCTTTTGCCGCGGAATGGCTGCAGAATATCAAAGCAGCGGACTGCCGCCCTGATTACATCATTGCCAACCACGCCGAACAGGATCACAGCGGCGCGCTGGTGGATTTTATCCGCGCCTACCCGCAGGCCAGGATAGTCACTAACGCCAAATGCCGCGAGTTTTTGCTTGACCTGCTGCATCTGCCGGTGGAAAAGTTTTTGCTGGTCGAGGACAAAGCCGTTCTGGATCTGGGCGGCGGACTGACTTTGCGGTTCCATTTCGCGCCGTGGGTGCATTGGCCGGAGACCATGTTCGCTTTTGCGCCAGAGGAAAAAGTTTTATTTACGACTGATTTTCTGGGCGCGCATTACGCGTCAAACGATCTTTATCCGCGTGACGAAACGGTCATTTACCGCGCCGCCAAGCGTTATTACGCGGAGATCATGATGCCGTTCCGCGTAAATGTCCGCAAACATTTGGAGCTGGTCAAGACTCTCGCGCCGAAAATTATCGCGCCGAGCCACGGTCAGGTTTACAATCATCCAGAATTTATTTTGACTGCCTATGCGGACTGGGCAGGTGAGGATACTAAAGACGCGCTGTTGCTCTATGTCTCGATGCACGACAGTGTGCGCCACATGACGGAGATTATTCACAGCGAACTGGAAACGAAAAATATCACGACGCGCGCGCTGGATCTGACTTCGGCTGATCTCGGCGACGTCGCTATGGAATTGGTCGACGCGAGAGCTGTGCTGCTCGGTACGCCGACGGTGCTGGCCGGCGCCCATCCGGTCGCGGCTAACGCGGCTTTTCTTTTTAACGCGTTGCGGCCGAAAACTAAATATCTGGGGCTTTACGGCTCTTATTCCTGGGGCGGACGCGCCGCGGAGCAAATAACCGCCTTGCTGACCGCCGTCAAGCCGGAGATTTTGCCGCCCTTGTTTTTCAAAGGCCTGCCGAAACCTGACGAGGAAAAACAATTGGCTGCCTGGGCGCGGGAACTAGCCGCAAAACTATAA
- the mutM gene encoding bifunctional DNA-formamidopyrimidine glycosylase/DNA-(apurinic or apyrimidinic site) lyase, giving the protein MPELPEVETIVRGLNKSCLRKKIKSVKVSFAKIVDPPRGLNFLVGDSLTALGRQGKYIKISTQKGARLVVHLRMTGQLFLAANYHPDKHVHIIIEFAGAPEKLYYRDIRKFGRWVVVPPRKNFADYINAGADALSVKLPDFIKLAQKNKNKALKVFLLDQTIIAGVGNIYADETAFRLKLDPHTPVGRIPPQKLLAAVTGVLRLGIKNKGTSVSDYITSSGARGNFQNLLNVYKQKNCRRCGAPIRRVKLAGRTTHICPRCQPRFTI; this is encoded by the coding sequence ATGCCAGAACTACCAGAAGTGGAAACTATTGTTAGGGGATTGAACAAAAGCTGTCTGCGTAAAAAGATCAAAAGCGTCAAAGTCTCTTTTGCTAAAATTGTCGATCCGCCACGGGGTTTAAATTTTTTGGTTGGCGACAGTCTGACCGCTCTTGGCCGGCAGGGCAAATATATCAAAATTTCCACCCAAAAAGGCGCGCGGCTGGTCGTGCATTTGCGCATGACCGGCCAGTTGTTCCTGGCCGCCAATTATCACCCGGACAAACATGTGCATATTATTATTGAATTTGCCGGCGCGCCGGAGAAACTTTATTACCGCGACATTCGTAAATTTGGCCGCTGGGTCGTCGTGCCGCCGCGGAAAAATTTTGCGGATTATATCAACGCCGGCGCGGACGCGCTGTCTGTGAAACTGCCGGACTTTATTAAACTGGCGCAAAAAAATAAGAACAAAGCCTTGAAAGTTTTTCTGCTCGATCAGACTATCATTGCTGGCGTCGGCAATATTTACGCGGACGAAACAGCTTTTCGCTTAAAGCTCGACCCGCACACTCCGGTCGGCCGGATCCCGCCGCAAAAACTGCTGGCGGCAGTCACCGGCGTTTTGCGGCTCGGTATTAAAAATAAAGGCACTTCTGTTTCCGACTATATTACTTCATCAGGCGCGCGCGGCAATTTTCAAAATCTGCTCAATGTCTACAAGCAAAAAAACTGCCGCCGCTGCGGCGCGCCTATCCGGCGGGTCAAACTGGCTGGCCGCACCACGCATATCTGTCCGCGCTGCCAGCCGCGATTTACAATTTAA
- a CDS encoding helix-turn-helix domain-containing protein: MGEDDLVKILSVNIKRQRNHFQWSQEKLAEEVGASVTFISGIETGRKWVSPKTLAKLARAFGLRSYELLKPDDVLPQDYFSLLSRYTEDSCAALNLIKEKYLTKLRPPKQGRKVKL; encoded by the coding sequence ATGGGTGAAGACGATTTGGTGAAAATTTTAAGCGTAAATATCAAACGCCAGCGCAATCATTTTCAATGGTCTCAAGAAAAACTGGCGGAAGAAGTCGGCGCTTCGGTGACTTTCATCAGTGGCATCGAGACCGGCCGCAAATGGGTCTCCCCGAAAACTCTGGCCAAACTAGCCCGGGCTTTTGGCTTGCGCAGTTATGAGCTGCTCAAACCGGACGACGTGCTGCCGCAAGATTATTTTAGTCTGCTGAGCCGCTATACCGAGGATTCCTGCGCCGCCTTAAATCTAATTAAAGAAAAATATTTAACCAAACTGCGTCCACCGAAGCAGGGACGAAAAGTTAAATTGTAA
- the rdgB gene encoding RdgB/HAM1 family non-canonical purine NTP pyrophosphatase gives MKLVIASRNQHKIKEIKAILDQISELEIVPLDGYAAPEIDEDQDTFLGNATKKALETAKYINETVLADDSGLVVDALGGAPGVYSARYAVCERGIPTREARSAALAVGCADANSGQLCAKLLRELKDIPAARRAACFVTTLVVASPQKILYTAEGRCAGLIAEAPRGEQGFGYDPVFYYPPLGRTFAELSPEEKNAHSHRRRALENLFIQLKSGFSAAH, from the coding sequence ATGAAACTGGTCATCGCTTCACGCAATCAGCATAAAATAAAAGAGATCAAAGCAATACTTGACCAGATTTCTGAGCTGGAAATTGTCCCGCTGGACGGTTATGCCGCGCCGGAAATAGACGAGGATCAAGACACGTTCCTGGGCAACGCTACAAAAAAAGCGCTGGAAACCGCCAAATATATTAATGAAACCGTACTGGCTGACGACTCCGGTCTTGTGGTAGATGCTCTCGGTGGCGCGCCCGGTGTATATTCCGCGCGCTATGCCGTTTGCGAGCGCGGTATCCCTACGCGCGAAGCTAGGTCAGCCGCACTGGCGGTTGGCTGCGCGGACGCAAATTCCGGGCAGTTGTGCGCTAAACTTTTGCGCGAACTAAAAGACATTCCGGCCGCGCGCCGCGCCGCCTGTTTTGTCACGACGCTGGTCGTGGCCAGCCCGCAAAAAATTTTATACACGGCCGAAGGACGCTGCGCCGGCTTGATCGCCGAGGCCCCGCGCGGCGAGCAGGGTTTTGGCTACGATCCGGTTTTTTATTATCCGCCGCTGGGCAGGACTTTTGCGGAGCTTTCGCCCGAGGAGAAAAATGCGCACAGTCACAGACGCCGCGCGCTGGAAAATCTGTTTATTCAATTAAAGTCAGGATTTTCTGCGGCGCATTAA
- a CDS encoding rubrerythrin family protein, with protein sequence MLSLKGSKTEKNLLTAVAGESQARSRYTWFSSVAKKEGYEQIGALFMETAENEKEHAKKFFKYLEGGAVEITAAFPAGRIGNTAENLEAAAAGEKEEWSEMYPAFAQAAKAEGFAEIANTFEKVALVEKEHEIRYRKLLDNIKNGSVFKKSKPARWVCRNCGYVHEGAEAPESCPACQHPQKYFELKAENY encoded by the coding sequence ATGCTTTCATTAAAAGGCAGTAAAACAGAGAAAAATTTATTAACGGCGGTGGCCGGCGAGTCGCAAGCGCGTAGCCGCTACACCTGGTTTTCCAGCGTGGCCAAAAAAGAAGGCTACGAGCAGATCGGCGCGCTGTTTATGGAAACGGCGGAAAACGAAAAAGAGCACGCCAAGAAGTTTTTTAAATATTTAGAGGGCGGAGCGGTGGAGATAACCGCGGCTTTTCCGGCCGGACGCATCGGCAATACCGCTGAAAATCTTGAAGCTGCCGCCGCTGGCGAAAAAGAAGAATGGTCGGAAATGTATCCGGCTTTTGCTCAAGCGGCCAAAGCGGAAGGTTTTGCGGAAATTGCGAATACTTTTGAAAAGGTCGCTCTGGTAGAAAAAGAGCACGAGATCCGTTACCGTAAATTGCTGGATAATATCAAGAACGGCTCAGTTTTCAAAAAAAGCAAACCCGCGCGCTGGGTTTGCCGCAACTGCGGTTATGTGCACGAGGGCGCGGAAGCTCCAGAGAGCTGTCCGGCCTGCCAGCATCCGCAAAAATATTTTGAGCTTAAAGCGGAAAACTATTGA
- a CDS encoding LysM peptidoglycan-binding domain-containing protein, producing MTDTSLVGVKEERSLIIRTRRTNPSDTYTVWPDDCLSVIAESHYTTVDRLLELNPTIINRDYIQAGQRIKLPKESEEISRFLSRLEQTEYPRDYLANIPQQTFNLIVNNRQALLDVSDSRYFGEFIHKLKNQLSPVKYENILMTLARGRPSYINANLFIINSSFSLGAREKKILATVSANDIRAELKSGDANMYGLAKLLRYRTDLFGTVIPELNAKDFGTLLNNFLQYKNEIRALSAVNKYLLQKTIALCGTPLSVENATFINNLTRQAQPGEIMYTERFSAGELDALEANNAKPIDAVRPVALVLANRGDYNGAFEKSHSRETIQPLTKAFDDNLRYREVSRDSEILPLVKAIGRQRKIDLLVIAGHGESSSIRLADDGDADEYLLDPTDESIVKGLREYLAPDCKIILESCSTGAGGGNTENMANFIAKCLPGCTVFAPTIDSYVHKFIFDSQNKFENIIYNDDPQRTYHVIYKDGELIHNDPNTQQQYLIIEQS from the coding sequence ATGACAGATACTAGCCTGGTCGGTGTGAAAGAAGAACGTTCTTTGATCATCAGAACCCGCAGAACCAATCCCTCGGATACATATACCGTATGGCCGGACGATTGCTTGTCTGTTATTGCGGAGAGTCATTATACAACCGTAGATCGGCTTTTGGAGCTTAATCCAACCATTATTAATCGCGATTATATTCAAGCCGGGCAACGAATTAAATTACCAAAAGAAAGTGAGGAAATTTCTCGGTTTCTTTCTAGATTAGAACAAACAGAATATCCTAGAGATTATTTAGCAAATATTCCACAGCAAACTTTTAACTTAATCGTCAATAATCGCCAGGCTTTGCTGGATGTGTCGGATTCCCGCTATTTCGGAGAATTTATCCACAAGCTGAAAAACCAATTATCGCCAGTCAAATATGAAAATATATTGATGACCCTAGCCCGCGGCAGGCCATCATATATCAATGCCAACTTATTTATTATTAATTCATCTTTTTCGCTTGGTGCGCGCGAAAAGAAAATATTAGCAACTGTATCTGCTAATGATATTAGGGCAGAGTTGAAAAGCGGGGATGCGAATATGTACGGGTTGGCAAAGTTATTGCGTTATCGAACAGATTTATTCGGTACAGTTATTCCTGAATTGAACGCTAAAGATTTCGGCACTTTGCTGAATAACTTTCTGCAATATAAAAATGAAATACGCGCGTTGAGCGCTGTAAACAAATACTTGCTACAAAAAACTATCGCGCTATGTGGCACTCCGTTATCTGTGGAAAATGCTACTTTTATAAACAATCTTACGCGGCAAGCGCAGCCAGGAGAAATTATGTATACTGAACGCTTCAGCGCTGGTGAATTAGACGCCCTGGAAGCCAATAATGCCAAACCTATTGACGCCGTCAGGCCGGTGGCCTTAGTATTGGCTAACCGAGGCGATTACAATGGAGCTTTTGAAAAAAGCCATAGCCGAGAAACAATCCAGCCTTTAACTAAAGCATTTGACGATAATTTACGTTATCGAGAAGTAAGCCGCGACTCTGAAATTTTGCCATTGGTAAAAGCTATCGGACGGCAGAGAAAAATTGATTTACTGGTTATAGCAGGACATGGAGAAAGTTCGTCAATTCGACTTGCTGACGATGGTGATGCCGATGAATACTTATTAGACCCTACGGATGAATCTATTGTAAAAGGATTACGGGAATATCTGGCTCCAGATTGCAAGATCATTCTGGAATCTTGCTCTACCGGCGCAGGAGGCGGCAATACCGAAAATATGGCTAACTTTATTGCCAAATGCCTGCCCGGCTGTACAGTTTTCGCGCCGACCATAGATAGTTATGTACACAAATTTATCTTTGATTCACAGAATAAATTTGAAAATATTATTTACAATGACGACCCGCAA